Proteins encoded together in one Halalkaliarchaeum sp. AArc-CO window:
- a CDS encoding ABC transporter ATP-binding protein, with translation MSHSKPLQHDRSELRTTAPRAESESTQPPETGGETLLELDGVFKEYDAETAVEDVSLTVKQGELLTLLGPSGCGKTTTLRLIAGLERPTRGRVTIGGETVADSSTFVTPETRDVGIVFQDFALFPHLTVRENVGFGLTDADEEEADARVEELLDLVNLPEHGEKTPDQLSGGQKQRVALARSLAPEPEVLLLDEPFSNLDVRLRVEMREEVRRILKEAGVTAVSVTHDQEEALSISDRVAVMNEGHLEQIGDPAAVFEQPESKFVASFLGRASFLEGRLSDGKVETGIGRFDAATLEGYDTTYDNAPVDVLVRPDDVRATPAAGADADGYVLRRQYVGPSFIYRVELDSGEIVHCLHNHVENFETDQRVAVDLVADHPLAWYPRQEEPQR, from the coding sequence ATGTCTCACAGTAAACCACTGCAACACGACCGGTCGGAACTCCGAACGACCGCCCCGAGAGCCGAAAGCGAGAGCACACAGCCCCCGGAAACTGGTGGGGAAACACTGCTCGAACTCGACGGCGTGTTCAAAGAGTACGACGCCGAGACAGCGGTCGAAGACGTCTCGTTGACCGTCAAACAGGGGGAGCTTTTGACCCTCCTGGGCCCGTCCGGCTGTGGGAAGACGACGACGCTGCGTCTCATCGCCGGACTCGAACGGCCGACACGCGGGCGCGTCACGATTGGGGGAGAGACCGTCGCCGACAGCTCGACGTTCGTCACCCCCGAAACTCGGGACGTCGGGATCGTGTTTCAGGACTTCGCGCTGTTCCCCCATCTGACCGTCCGGGAGAACGTCGGGTTCGGTCTGACCGATGCCGACGAGGAGGAGGCGGACGCCAGAGTCGAGGAACTGCTCGACCTGGTGAATCTCCCGGAACACGGCGAAAAGACACCGGATCAGCTCTCCGGGGGACAGAAACAACGGGTCGCACTCGCCAGGTCGCTGGCACCGGAGCCGGAGGTGTTGTTGCTCGACGAGCCGTTCTCGAACCTCGACGTCCGTCTCCGCGTGGAGATGCGCGAGGAGGTCCGACGGATCCTCAAGGAGGCAGGGGTTACTGCCGTCTCGGTCACCCACGACCAGGAGGAGGCGCTGTCGATCTCCGATCGGGTCGCGGTGATGAACGAGGGACACCTCGAACAGATCGGCGATCCGGCCGCCGTGTTCGAACAGCCCGAATCGAAGTTCGTCGCCTCCTTCCTCGGGCGAGCGAGTTTCTTGGAAGGGCGGTTATCGGACGGAAAAGTCGAAACGGGAATCGGACGGTTCGACGCCGCGACGCTCGAAGGCTACGACACCACCTACGACAACGCTCCAGTCGACGTGCTCGTGCGTCCCGACGACGTGCGGGCGACGCCCGCGGCTGGAGCTGACGCCGACGGCTACGTGCTCCGTCGTCAGTACGTCGGTCCGTCGTTCATCTATCGGGTCGAACTCGACTCCGGCGAGATCGTCCACTGCCTCCACAACCACGTCGAGAACTTCGAAACAGATCAGCGAGTGGCGGTGGATCTCGTCGCCGACCACCCGCTCGCGTGGTATCCCAGACAGGAAGAGCCGCAGCGATAG